In Deinococcus sp. QL22, a genomic segment contains:
- a CDS encoding ATP-binding protein, with protein MSDDAEQIERIRAQAELELQARPPPSLHLVSEDPAAVLQELHRERQELQLHQIELRLQNDELGRINTELEDARQEYQELFDFAPVGYLTLDRNGAIQRVNLTLCQLLGMERPRLLRRRLSSFLDPADVSTFSLFLRRVWERPGPWTAEVWLIGVQGTRFAVQLRGEAIRGADGQSLLSRLTVTDITPQRQAQEEVSRLNASLEDQVQQRTQHIQELNTELETFVYALTHDLTTPLRHIRSFTGLLAKQLRPLEEQQERYVQHVEHSVNRMEEQLSALLTLFRVSQGRMRFQPVQLERVIREVRQDLAADLDGRDVQVTVHELPTVQGDSLALKLVFASLLGNALKFTRGRTPAQISVQAREDEQEFIISMRDNGVGFNMRQKSRLFTMFQRLHRQEEFEGSGVGLALVQRVIHRHGGRVWAEGTPGEGATFWLSLPKDLLRKELR; from the coding sequence ATGAGCGATGACGCCGAACAGATCGAACGCATCCGTGCACAAGCAGAACTCGAACTTCAGGCGCGCCCGCCTCCCTCCTTACATCTCGTGTCGGAAGATCCGGCGGCGGTGCTTCAGGAACTCCACCGCGAGCGGCAGGAACTGCAGCTGCATCAGATTGAGCTGCGACTTCAGAACGATGAGCTGGGCCGGATCAATACCGAGCTTGAGGACGCGCGGCAAGAGTATCAAGAACTGTTTGACTTTGCCCCCGTGGGCTACCTCACGCTGGATCGGAATGGTGCCATTCAACGCGTCAATCTCACGCTGTGTCAGCTGCTGGGCATGGAGCGCCCCAGGCTCCTCCGTCGGCGGCTCTCCTCATTCCTGGATCCTGCTGACGTCAGTACCTTTTCTCTCTTCCTGCGGCGCGTCTGGGAGCGGCCTGGGCCTTGGACTGCCGAAGTGTGGCTGATCGGTGTTCAGGGCACGCGCTTTGCGGTTCAGCTGCGGGGCGAAGCGATTCGGGGAGCGGACGGACAGAGCCTCTTGAGCCGCTTGACGGTGACGGACATCACGCCACAGCGTCAGGCGCAAGAGGAGGTGTCGCGTCTCAATGCGTCCCTGGAAGATCAAGTCCAGCAGCGAACCCAGCATATTCAGGAACTGAACACGGAGCTTGAAACGTTTGTTTACGCCTTGACCCATGATCTGACCACGCCTTTGCGGCACATTCGCAGCTTTACAGGGCTGCTCGCGAAGCAGTTGCGGCCACTGGAAGAGCAGCAGGAACGGTACGTGCAGCACGTCGAACATTCGGTGAACCGGATGGAAGAGCAGCTCAGCGCCTTACTGACCCTGTTCCGGGTGAGTCAGGGACGCATGCGCTTTCAACCGGTTCAACTCGAACGCGTGATCCGGGAGGTTCGGCAAGACCTCGCCGCTGATTTGGATGGGCGTGACGTCCAAGTCACGGTTCATGAGTTACCCACCGTTCAGGGAGACAGCTTGGCCTTGAAACTCGTGTTTGCGAGCCTGTTAGGAAACGCACTCAAATTTACGCGGGGCCGCACCCCCGCACAGATCAGTGTCCAGGCCCGCGAAGACGAGCAGGAGTTCATCATCAGCATGCGCGACAACGGGGTGGGGTTCAATATGCGTCAGAAGAGCCGGTTGTTCACCATGTTTCAGCGGCTGCACCGTCAAGAGGAGTTTGAGGGAAGCGGCGTTGGGCTGGCGCTCGTGCAGCGGGTGATCCACCGGCATGGAGGACGCGTCTGGGCCGAAGGTACCCCTGGTGAGGGCGCAACCTTCTGGCTCAGTCTCCCCAAAGATCTCCTCAGGAAGGAGCTCAGGTGA
- a CDS encoding transposase produces the protein MIDSKPLACCKGTRYARPRAMTEAGSGRGGHGGYSVRGRFYGFKLHAVIDDHGMIVRFALAAGNESDPPLARTLLAESEGTLVLGDRGYQGCGVYAQPKSNMKQPRPWWGAMGWLRKTIETVFSRLDRSFH, from the coding sequence GTGATTGACAGCAAACCGCTGGCCTGCTGCAAGGGGACGCGCTATGCGCGACCCCGAGCCATGACCGAGGCAGGGAGTGGACGAGGCGGACATGGTGGGTACAGCGTCAGAGGACGCTTTTACGGCTTTAAGCTGCACGCCGTGATTGACGATCATGGAATGATTGTCCGCTTTGCTCTGGCCGCTGGAAATGAAAGTGATCCACCGCTCGCCCGCACGTTATTGGCCGAGAGTGAGGGCACATTGGTACTGGGTGATCGGGGGTACCAAGGCTGTGGGGTCTACGCACAACCCAAGAGCAACATGAAGCAACCGCGCCCCTGGTGGGGCGCGATGGGTTGGCTCAGAAAGACAATAGAAACAGTATTTTCTCGTTTAGATCGATCTTTTCATTGA
- a CDS encoding chemotaxis protein CheB: MNGETAHSNGLPLVVIGGSAGALSGLLQLVAGLPAHFPAAVLVVVHLPPDQPSVLSELLHQAGPLPAKPAEDGEELQGGHIYVAPPNHHLLTHHSTLKLSRGPRENRSRPSIDVLFRSAAYSHGPRVAGVVLSGMQDDGTSGLWAVKQCGGTAIVQRPEEAEYPEMPLSALRQIEVDEILSVQEIAAWLSSWGDSLNASEKKDSMNEVERHRLSVELSIAKEDAGLESGILNHGPISPFTCPDCHGVMVQIKEGQLTRFRCHTGHAFTSGSLISGVRQMVEDSLWSAVRAMDEQVMLLEHLGKQLGETGQEEAAQRVQAERQQALQHRQVVRRVIFRQESLE; the protein is encoded by the coding sequence GTGAACGGCGAAACTGCTCACTCGAACGGGCTGCCACTGGTCGTGATCGGCGGCTCAGCTGGAGCGCTGAGCGGCCTGCTGCAACTGGTGGCTGGGTTGCCCGCGCATTTCCCAGCGGCCGTGCTGGTGGTGGTGCATCTCCCACCAGATCAACCGAGTGTGTTGTCGGAACTGCTTCATCAAGCTGGACCACTCCCTGCCAAGCCCGCCGAGGACGGCGAAGAGTTACAGGGCGGACACATTTACGTTGCGCCCCCGAACCACCACCTGCTGACCCACCACAGCACCCTCAAACTCTCACGCGGACCACGTGAAAACCGCTCACGGCCAAGCATCGACGTCTTATTTCGTTCAGCGGCTTACAGCCACGGGCCACGCGTGGCAGGCGTCGTGTTGTCGGGCATGCAGGATGACGGCACCTCTGGCCTCTGGGCGGTGAAACAGTGTGGCGGGACGGCCATCGTGCAGCGTCCTGAAGAGGCCGAGTACCCAGAAATGCCACTCAGTGCACTCCGGCAGATTGAAGTGGACGAGATCTTGTCGGTTCAGGAGATCGCCGCCTGGCTCAGTTCTTGGGGAGACAGCCTCAATGCAAGTGAGAAGAAGGACAGCATGAATGAAGTGGAACGCCACCGCCTGAGTGTCGAGCTGAGTATTGCCAAGGAGGACGCTGGCTTGGAGTCGGGCATCCTCAACCATGGACCGATCTCCCCCTTTACTTGTCCGGACTGCCACGGCGTCATGGTACAGATCAAGGAAGGTCAGCTCACACGCTTCCGTTGTCACACCGGGCATGCCTTCACGTCAGGCAGCTTGATTTCTGGAGTCCGCCAGATGGTCGAGGACTCCCTGTGGTCGGCGGTACGCGCGATGGATGAGCAGGTGATGCTGTTAGAACACTTGGGAAAACAGCTGGGTGAGACTGGGCAAGAGGAAGCAGCGCAGCGCGTGCAGGCGGAAAGGCAGCAAGCTCTGCAGCACAGGCAAGTGGTACGCCGTGTCATTTTCCGGCAAGAGTCCCTGGAATAA